From one Brachypodium distachyon strain Bd21 chromosome 4, Brachypodium_distachyon_v3.0, whole genome shotgun sequence genomic stretch:
- the LOC100838222 gene encoding DEAD-box ATP-dependent RNA helicase 50 produces the protein MDVAGAQARTLPLLLRHPDFCSRGSVSFSSSFPRGGARRSWAAAATAEGEGYERVAMDTPGAYRLVDRRTGKSVIVWGGIDDDDGGEEPSVPSPAVLSRSTHSGNTDSSSLSKGAANSGSSGVGSFGRLKAQKVQDLARRSLANLKREPTSSRTSTTRRNESSFVDKKVEGESDFGRRKYGSEYPARRAKPNNNSRDEKTREVRSLDSVLRQYRGDGDSDFRSEEATSGPKVWGKVADATSYRREDRKQKVPLDSGFFSRRSFKEIGCGDEILGALRSFGFPQPSHIQAMAYGPVLEGRSCIIADQSGSGKTLAYLCPIIQNLRKEEAMGVHKSSPRNPRVIILTPTAELSSQVLQNCRSISKSGAPFRSMVATGGFRQKTQLESLEQELDVLIATPGRFLYLLQEGFVQLNNLRCVVFDEVDILFGEEGFEQVLHQLITVAPVTTQYLFVTATLPLDIYNKVVETFPDCEVIMGPSIHRTSARLEEILVDCSGDDNDEKNPETAFSNKKLALVKIIEESPVRKTIVFCNKIETCRKVENVLTRLDRKASQIKVLPFHAALDQEKRIANMKAFLNKQSSDSMFLVCTDRASRGIDFTNVNHVVLFDYPRDPSEYVRRVGRTARGASGDGKAFVFAVGKQVSLARRVMERNLKGHPLHDVPCF, from the exons ATGGACGTGGCGGGGGCTCAGGCCCGGACCCTGCCCCTCCTCCTGCGCCACCCGGACTTCTGCTCCCGGGGCTCCGTCTCCTTCTCGTCCTCATtcccccgcggcggcgcccgccggagctgggcggcggcggccacggcggaaGGGGAAGGCTACGAGCGGGTGGCCATGGACACCCCCGGCGCGTACCGGCTCGTGGACCGGAGAACTGGGAAGAGCGTCATCGTGTGGGGCGgcatcgacgacgacgacggcggagAAGAGCCCAGCGTGCCGTCCCCGGCTGTCCTCTCCAGGAGCACCCACAGCGGCAACACCGACAGCTCCTCCCTCTCCAAAG GTGCAGCAAATTCGGGTAGTTCAGGTGTTGGGAGTTTTGGGAGATTGAAGGCGCAGAAAGTGCAAGATCTAGCTAGGAGATCATTAGCCAACCTCAAGAGAGAGCCTACTTCTAGCCGTACAAGCACCACCCGGCGTAATGAATCATCTTTTGTTGATAAAAAAGTTGAAGGTGAAAGTGATTTTGGAAGAAGGAAGTATGGTTCAGAGTACCCAGCGCGCCGTGCAAAACCGAATAATAACTCTAGGGATGAGAAGACCAGGGAAGTACGCTCTCTGGATTCTGTTCTGAGGCAATACAGAGGCGACGGTGATTCGGATTTTCGAAGTGAAGAGGCTACTTCTGGCCCCAAAGTTTGGGGTAAAGTTGCCGATGCTACATCTTATAGACGAGAGGATCGGAAGCAAAAGGTCCCTTTGGACAGTGGTTTTTTTAGTCGCAGATCTTTTAAGGAGATTGGCTGTGGTGACGAAATTCTTGGTGCATTGAGAAGCTTTGGGTTTCCTCAACCATCACATATTCAG GCTATGGCATATGGTCCTGTCTTGGAGGGGAGGAGTTGCATTATTGCCGATCAAAGTGGGTCTGGCAAGACATTGGCATATCTTTGCCCtataattcaaaatttaaggaaggaagaagcaaTGGGGGTCCACAAATCATCTCCCAGGAACCCACGAGTCATAATATTGACACCTACTGCTGAACTTTCTTCTCAG GTCCTTCAGAATTGCCGTTCAATATCAAAATCTGGGGCTCCCTTCAGGTCTATGGTTGCAACTGGTGGATTTCGGCAGAAAACGCAGCTAGAAAGCCTTGAGCAAGAGCTAGATGTACTTATAGCAACACCTGGTCGTTTCCTGTATCTGCTTCAGGAAGGCTTTGTGCAATTAAATAACCTCAGATG TGTTGTGTTTGATGAAGTGGATATTTTATTTGGTGAAGAAGGTTTTGAACAAGTGCTTCATCAATTGATTACTGTTGCACCAGTGACCACACAGTATCTTTTTGTCACTGCCACTCTTCCTCTTGATATATACAACAAGGTTGTTGAAACATTTCCTGACTGTGAGGTAATCATGGGACCTAGTATCCATCGAACAAGCGCACGTCTTGAAGAG ATTCTCGTGGACTGCAGTGGAGATGACAACGATGAAAAGAATCCAGAAACAGCCTTTTCGAACAAGAAATTGGCACTTGTAAAGATTATTGAGGAATCCCCGGTTcgtaaaacaattgttttctGCAACAAG ATTGAGACATGTAGAAAGGTTGAAAATGTGCTGACACGGCTGGACAGGAAAGCTTCCCAGATCAAGGTTCTACCATTCCATGCTGCACTGGACCAGGAGAAACGCATTGCAAACATGAAAGCATTCCTGAATAAGCAGTCTTCCGACTCGATGTTCCTGGTGTGCACTGACAG AGCTTCGCGGGGGATCGACTTTACGAACGTTAACCACGTGGTGCTCTTCGACTACCCCCGAGATCCAAGCGAGTACGTCCGCAGGGTTGGCAGGACGGCCCGAGGCGCCTCAGGTGACGGCAAGGCTTTCGTGTTCGCGGTGGGCAAGCAGGTGTCCCTGGCCAGGAGGGTGATGGAGAGAAACCTCAAGGGGCACCCACTGCACGATGTCCCGTGCTTCTGA
- the LOC106866774 gene encoding uncharacterized protein LOC106866774, with amino-acid sequence MGRRGRRQSGDIGKEMAGGKLRAWQLLDGGILRPEHDLEEHGSIWGGRWGNCWSPFSPRINGASAGVALGPVLSSSKYLAASKSGDVGGGFGSSRRLALLGWRLDGRRLHLPIPGTSFSSWAPRLDLCRSQQDGGGGRQHGKVVGSTLRASQPDYSIQVFRQARLFSTANQQQRQTTTKPHLYLVLDDHQNGFTIHKLDIDNDLDVSCSSEDPLNFHEPPVIHLGPPTMGKVAQFAALWQPRHLRMSLHQRNVNDRRGLRRCYCHLRQKDICVFCVQYFAEQATIRAYTVLLQI; translated from the exons ATGGGGAGAAGAGGGCGGCGACAAAGTGGCGACATAGGGAAGGAGATGGCgggagggaagctccgggcgtgGCAGTTGCTGGATGGGGGAATCCTGAGGCCTGAGCATGATTTGGAGGAGCACGGCTCAATTTGGGGAGGGCGATGGGGAAACTGCTGGAGCCCGTTTTCTCCGCGTATAAATGGGGCTTctgctggagttgctctaGGGCCCgtcctctcttcctccaaaTATCTGGCGGCAAGCAAAAGTGGCGATGTCGGCGGCGGGTTTGGGAGCAGCCGGCGTCTCGCATTACTCGGATGGCGTCTTGATGGCAGGCGTCTGCACCTTCCAATCCCCGGCACCTCCTTCAGTTCTTGGGCACCTCGTCTCGATCTCTGTCGGAGTCAGCaggatggtggcggcggcagacaGCATGGAAAGGTCGTCGGATCTACGCTCCGCGCGAGCCAGCCAGATTATTCCATCCAGGTCTTTCGTCAGGCTCGCCTGTTTAGCACAGCAAACCAGCAGCAACGGCAGACCACCACGAAGCCACATCTGTACCTGGTGCTTGATGACCACCAGAACGGATTCACCATCCACAAGCTTGACATAGACAATGACCTGGACGTCAGCTGCAGCTCTGAAGACCCGCTGAACTTCCACGAGCCACCCGTCATCCACCTAGGGCCTCCAACAATGGGAAAGGTTGCACAGTTTGCCGCCCTTTGGCAGCCACGTCATCTCCGTATGTCCCTGCACCAAAGGAATGTCAATGATAGAAGAGGGCTTCGACGGTGCTACTGTCATCTTCGACAGAAAGACATCTGTGTTTTCTGTGTCCAGTATTTTGCCGAGCAAGCTACCATTCGG GCTTACACTGTCTTGCTGCAGATCTGA
- the LOC104584492 gene encoding uncharacterized protein LOC104584492, whose translation MSSSPPAPATEEEAAALEAPPAYRFGPGLTSLAERRRLARLQAAVASQTAASGSGTESAISEGEDDEGSAAAAPAYPAGTSAWAERRSLRLERIQAEESQTASSGSGSGTESETSYEEHDEGSGSGSGSGSDYSDEESEYSDTDEEGVRVPATTAMAMAAAAVVGEEGGSSSVQPAGTTCSVCMEPWTCYGAHRICCIP comes from the exons ATGTCGTCctcgcctccggcgccggcgacggaggaggaggccgcggccctcgaggcGCCACCTGCGTATCGGTTTGGCCCGGGACTCACCTCTTTGGCGGAGAGGCGCCGCCTGGCGCGGCTACAAGCAGCCGTGGCGAGCcagacggcggcgtcgggttCGGGCACGGAGTCCGCAATCTCGGAGGGAGAAGACGACGAGGGATCAGCTGCCGCGGCGCCTGCGTATCCCGCGGGTACCAGCGCTTGGGCGGAGAGGCGCAGCCTACGTTTGGAGCGGATACAAGCCGAGGAGAGCCAGACGGCGTCGTCGGGTTCGGGGTCGGGCACGGAGTCCGAAACCTCGTACGAAGAACACGACGAGGgctcgggctccggctccggctccggttCCGATTACAGCGACGAGGAATCTGAGTACAGCGACACCGACGAGGAGGgggttagggttccggcgaccacggcgatggcgatggcggcggcggcggtggtgggcgaagagggcggcagcagcagcgtccAGCCGGCGGGGACCACGTGCTCCGTCTGTATGGAACCATGGACCTGCTACGGCGCGCATCGCATCTG TTGCATTCCTTGA
- the LOC100829123 gene encoding uncharacterized protein LOC100829123, which translates to MIGFSDARDLVSSLFIMLDKKIFILFRIEFLVVIVTLLFFVMFLMDFFRHIIHNSLMRAVFSVFDAVSDSIVLYLLGAMQSAPFKNQLFPVWALVLVNFRYSADYISGYGVPDRGGRRFIEWRNVLKLLGTAFLNWSRGSRFARPLWSLWALQILRSGYRFHSHSLAFQSVWHGGSSELVSEYMHSNYKPSNPEPQDCDPGTMKGYNYLVYGESKQGMKLRKPQYALDIDSADQPRKTQKTRRRSATRESPTSSPRSAQERSPLITLDKIWGCLTCLLNNPEGNDGKVLSLAFALSRLLRCRLEDVTPQEHIFCINRQLVKKIIDENIGTNDAFSIMELQLALTNDYFNTRYPMVFWCGLLSFFMSLLPSVVTFGVVCWLGVDIRKVYKPPNGELANLVKGFNVDMIITWAFIVLMMIKEIWEMVTYLLSDWMRLLLVCKYVQRKDKSIDDRCMDHIIVSFFRSKINKKWHGLIDQYVFVQSYDDRPRCWNYLHNLTTGMVPKKDDGAKLSSAIKVPKYVRQAVLEKLHKILMEAQSHSLPSVIKTLSDVNSNRREQLKQYLPYLYLPTSSHIILVWHIATSLCEMELAKKQSVDLSNPGFLCSLLSCFTGCCSSKPYLMDVDEKKRKSIFSWFTNCCPSQLNKQKVSGMLPDKLQETYITANSLSRYCAYLLVSKPDLIPDSFLVPKIVFQNAVKSARDGILKCCDSLQSRHIKLQEEADKPIKESDYEDVLKQGAILGRKLLDHESEEGRWEILAGVWAELLIHIAPTWNAEAHKKCLSGGEFITQIWALLWHCGIQKSSLWPKEDATKNNASAEPQDNNARNDNGQVVEETQQAGADMRNNQIRIKVHEADELKGSKDPRIGDIRRGPRRMEGAGSSEIEEASQAMAVETTNSQGGIAAESPKQG; encoded by the coding sequence ATGATTGGCTTCAGTGATGCCCGTGACCTTGTGTCATCCCTGTTCATCATGCTGGACAAGAAAATATTTATCCTGTTTCGCATCGAGTTCCTCGTGGTCATCGTCACACTGTTATTCTTTGTGATGTTCCTCATGGATTTCTTTCGCCACATCATCCACAACTCCCTCATGAGAGCTGTCTTTAGCGTGTTCGATGCGGTTTCTGACTCCATTGTCTTATACCTCCTGGGGGCCATGCAATCAGCACCTTTCAAGAATCAGTTGTTCCCAGTCTGGGCCCTTGTGCTTGTCAATTTCCGTTACAGTGCAGACTACATCTCAGGTTATGGTGTCCCTGACCGTGGTGGGCGAAGGTTCATTGAATGGAGAAACGTGTTGAAGCTTCTGGGGACAGCATTCTTGAATTGGTCACGTGGATCCAGGTTCGCACGTCCACTGTGGTCGCTTTGGGCTCTGCAGATACTGAGGAGCGGGTACAGATTCCATTCACATAGTCTAGCATTCCAATCTGTCTGGCATGGCGGGAGTTCAGAGCTTGTCTCAGAATACATGCATTCCAATTATAAGCCTAGTAACCCAGAGCCACAGGACTGTGACCCAGGGACGATGAAAGGATACAACTACTTAGTCTATGGAGAGTCAAAGCAGGGTATGAAGTTACGGAAACCTCAGTATGCTCTGGACATAGATTCTGCCGACCAGCCAAGAAAGACCCAGAAAACCAGACGTCGCTCTGCTACAAGAGAAAGTCCTACCAGCAGCCCCAGGTCCGCACAGGAAAGGTCACCACTGATCACGCTAGACAAGATCTGGGGGTGTCTCACTTGCCTACTAAACAACCCTGAGGGCAATGATGGGAAGGTTCTCTCTCTGGCCTTCGCCCTGTCCAGGCTGCTCCGGTGCAGGCTTGAGGATGTAACACCACAAGAACATATCTTCTGCATAAACAGACAGCTAGTCAAGAAGATAATAGACGAGAATATTGGCACCAATGATGCCTTTAGCATCATGGAACTCCAGCTTGCGCTCACCAATGACTATTTTAACACCCGCTACCCAATGGTCTTCTGGTGCGGGCTCCTATCCTTCTTCATGAGTTTGCTTCCATCTGTGGTGACCTTCGGTGTTGTCTGCTGGCTTGGGGTCGACATTCGTAAGGTTTACAAGCCCCCCAATGGCGAGCTTGCCAATCTGGTGAAGGGGTTTAATGTTGACATGATCATCACATGGGCATTCATCGTCTTGATGATGATCAAGGAGATCTGGGAGATGGTCACCTACTTACTCTCGGACTGGATGAGATTACTCCTGGTGTGCAAGTATGTGCAACGGAAGGACAAGAGCATTGACGATAGATGTATGGATCACATAATAGTATCATTTTTCAGATCTAAGATTAATAAGAAGTGGCATGGACTCATTGACCAGTATGTCTTCGTGCAGTCATATGATGACAGACCAAGATGCTGGAATTACTTGCACAACCTAACCACAGGAATGGTTCCAAAGAAGGATGATGGGGCAAAGCTCAGCAGTGCCATCAAAGTTCCCAAGTATGTCAGGCAGGCAGTTCTAGAGAAGCTCCACAAAATTCTGATGGAAGCTCAAAGTCATAGTCTGCCCAGTGTCATCAAGACACTGTCTGACGTTAATAGTAACAGAAGGGAGCAGTTAAAGCAGTACTTGCCCTACTTGTACCTGCCTACAAGCTCTCACATCATTCTTGTGTGGCACATCGCGACCAGTCTATGTGAGATGGAGCTTGCTAAAAAACAAAGTGTCGACTTAAGCAACCCTGGGTTTCTGTGCTCCCTCTTGTCCTGCTTCACTGGTTGCTGCTCATCAAAACCGTATCTTATGGATGTGgatgagaagaagagaaagagcaTCTTCTCGTGGTTCACAAATTGCTGTCCATCACAATTGAATAAGCAGAAAGTGAGTGGGATGTTGCCTGATAAGCTCCAGGAAACGTACATCACCGCGAATAGCTTGTCACGGTACTGTGCATATCTGCTTGTTTCAAAGCCTGACCTGATCCCTGATAGCTTTCTTGTGCCCAAGATAGTGTTCCAAAACGCCGTGAAGAGTGCTCGTGATGGCATTCTGAAATGCTGTGATTCCTTACAGAGCAGGCACATCAAACTGCAGGAAGAAGCAGATAAACCTATCAAAGAATCTGACTATGAAGATGTCCTGAAACAAGGTGCGATATTGGGCAGAAAACTGCTTGATCATGAGAGTGAAGAAGGCCGCTGGGAGATCCTAGCCGGGGTATGGGCCGAGTTACTTATACACATCGCACCTACTTGGAATGCAGAGGCACACAAGAAGTGTCTCTCTGGAGGGGAGTTTATAACCCAAATATGGGCATTGCTCTGGCACTGTGGCATCCAGAAGAGCAGCTTGTGGCCAAAGGAAGATGCAACTAAAAACAATGCTTCTGCAGAACCTCAGGATAATAATGCCAGGAATGACAATGGACAGGTTGTTGAGGAGACGCAGCAAGCTGGTGCAGATATGAGGAACAACCAGATTAGAATTAAAGTTCATGAAGCGGATGAGCTCAAGGGATCCAAAGATCCCAGGATAGGAGACATAAGGAGAGGACCAAGGAGAATGGAGGGAGCAGGGAGTTCAGAGATTGAGGAGGCCTCTCAGGCTATGGCCGTGGAGACCACAAATAGTCAGGGAGGCATCGCCGCAGAAAGCCCAAAACAAGGCTGA
- the LOC100828217 gene encoding uncharacterized protein LOC100828217: MAARRRFDPPPALPEELLEEIFLLLPPDDPSRLLRASYVCKPWNRAASSRGFRRRLHERHGAPPLLGFLHNSGDPRFVSTTASPFPLPVPDSGSWHALDFRHGRALFISVADEDDLAADARVLLVWEPFTGHHQLVPAPAALRSYSCNGAVLCAADGCDHSCCHGGPFRVVFVSFDDTLEDTFACLYSSETGTWGESTILSGTFFDFHQPGVLLGNSQLYFVSESNFIIEYDLARHSLDLFESPLDYEPEDVSDYDRIVLMLSEKGGLGAAIARDSRLILWSREPEDGADVPWVQSRVIDLAKLLPIGDLVTESSETSPKVMGFADGANTVFVGTVAGLFTIEFQSQGVRKVHEDREFSSLIPIVGFYSPCCTIGTPGSKDHGLPLSNASEGKGKEDKTREQARDLVYTGYKAITEGNFVDAADCFNHALEIRTAHYGQLAPECASMYYKYGWALLHKARKAAVPLSNVPMSAQNEESMKNSGSKDDTRTQRPPVATLKIAPTSGKGLNTNEKDQEYEIGDGKDDENVGDSDLDLAWKMLEFARVIVEKSPNDNTIEKYKILFALAEVSKERGDIESSLGYFFKALAILEHVVEPDHRGIVKLNYRICLLFESASRLADAIPYCAKAISLCKSRKQRLENAMKALLADEGDNASAIEGRSGVLATEDEMEFQTDTLAVLQMKLEELEPAMSTPSSATEERVA, encoded by the exons ATGGCGGCGCGACGCCGTTTcgatccgccgccggcgctccCGGAAGAGCTCCTCGAGgagatcttcctcctcctcccgcccgACGACCCGTCGCGCCTCCTCCGGGCCTCCTACGTCTGCAAGCCCTGGAaccgcgccgcctccagccgcggcttccgccgccgcctccacgagCGCCACGGGGCTCCCCCGTTGCTGGGGTTCCTCCACAACTCCGGCGATCCCCGCTTCGTATCCACCACCGCCTCGCCGTTCCCCCTCCCCGTCCCGGACAGCGGCTCCTGGCACGCCCTCGACTtccgccacggccgcgccctCTTCATCTCCGTGGCTGACGAGGACGATCTGGCGGCGGACGCCCGGGTGCTCCTCGTGTGGGAGCCATTCACGGGGCACCATCAGCTGGTACCGGCGCCCGCGGCGCTGAGAAGCTATTCCTGCAACGGGGCCGTGCTCTGCGCGGCGGACGGGTGCGACCACAGCTGCTGCCACGGGGGACCCTTCCGCGTGGTCTTCGTCTCCTTCGACGACACGCTGGAGGACACTTTTGCGTGCTTGTACTCGTCGGAGACTGGCACCTGGGGTGAGTCGACCATCTTGAGCGGCACATTCTTTGACTTCCACCAGCCCGGCGTGCTCCTAGGGAATTCTCAGCTATACTTCGTGTCCGAAAGTAATTTTATCATCGAGTACGACTTGGCCAGGCACAGCCTGGATTTGTTCGAGTCACCGTTGGACTATGAGCCTGAGGACGTGTCTGACTATGACAGAATTGTCCTTATGCTGTCGGAGAAGGGTGGTCTTGGAGCTGCCATTGCCAGGGATTCACGTCTCATCCTGTGGTCAAGGGAACCGGAAGACGGTGCTGATGTGCCATGGGTACAGAGCAGGGTGATCGACCTGGCCAAATTGCTTCCGATTGGTGACCTGGTAACCGAGTCTTCAGAAACATCACCAAAGGTGATGGGCTTTGCCGATGGAGCAAACACAGTTTTCGTGGGCACGGTTGCTGGACTCTTCACAATCGAGTTCCAGTCACAGGGGGTGAGGAAGGTGCACGAGGACCGTGAGTTCAGCTCATTGATTCCAATTGTTGGCTTCTATTCTCCATGTTGTACAATCGGGACACCCGGAAGCAAGGACCATGGCTTGCCACTGTCGAACGCTAGTGAGGGAAAAGGGAAGGAGGATAAAACACGAGAGCAAGCGCGGGATCTGGTATACACGGGATACAAGGCCATCACAGAGGGGAACTTCGTTGATGCTGCCGACTGCTTCAATCATGCCCTTGAGATCAG GACTGCACATTACGGACAACTTGCTCCGGAGTGTGCTAGCATGTATTACAAATATGGATGGGCTTTGCTACACAAAGCTCGGAAGGCAGCTGTTCCATTATCTAATGTTCCCATGAGTGCACAAAATGAGGAATCAATGAAGAATTCAGGGAGCAAAGACGATACCAGAACTCAAAGACCTCCTGTAGCAACGTTGAAGATAGCTCCAACTTCAGGGAAAG GGCTGAACACAAATGAGAAAGATCAGGAGTATGAGATTGGTGATGGCAAGGATGATGAGAACGTGGGTGATTCTGATTTGGATCTGGCCTGGAAAATGTTGGAATTTGCAAGAGTGATAGTTGAGAAGAGCCCAAATGACAACACTATAGAGAAATATAAAATTCTTTTTGCTCTGGCTGAGGTCTCCAAGGAAAGAG GGGACATTGAAAGCTCGCTCGGTTACTTCTTCAAAGCTCTAGCCATCTTGGAGCATGTGGTTGAGCCTGACCACCGTGGAATTGTCAAACT AAACTACCGAATATGTTTGCTCTTCGAGTCAGCGTCGAGGCTTGCAGATGCTATCCCATATTGTGCAAAGGCCATTTCGCTATGCAAGTCACGTAAGCAGAGGTTGGAAAATGCCATGAAAGCTTTGTTGGCCGATGAAGGCGATAATGCATCTGCTATTGAAGGGCGCTCTGGAGTACTTGCTACCGAAGATGAGATGGAGTTCCAAACTGACACATTGGCTGTTCTCCAGATGAAG CTTGAAGAACTGGAGCCAGCAATGTCAACCCCAAGCTCTGCCACAGAAGAGAGAGTTGCCTGA
- the LOC100828821 gene encoding uncharacterized protein LOC100828821: MRPTAASGARAFLLSVARLFKLDNVTHMASVELWVLLTTLLLVIRFLLDFFGPWYADRRMMAVILTMETLNHNLVVYTMGLMQLSGERVNDYFQAWAVLLVTLQYSVKIGRPYARSKQIPLLDLMSSFWAANLLRVQTFFLLRIPLWLIWSLNAVRIILFFISSSKAETINQESMRLVSDYMRYEEALSGEDDQTMAFADDGQLREFDMRGYKYLVHGEHLVLKEVQAATQEAASCFNRGTPEESKQLDQSYRIQLRPDQEHKKKLVTIEKIWNGASESGLLGATDSDNQLKDICLSFALYKLLRRRFYDLPMHELARLQGEKKIRSLVFSYILGKDSERAFRITEVELSFLQDLFYSKQATMFAGGFLIPVMSLLLSLLLAAATGYIAYPVRYIPERMDQADRNRITHGVFITRVIVAAIVAKEVAEIYLYVFSRWAKVLMLCKYVQYQWLWTPVAETAMKVMLCFSSKTRWKQSIGQQNLLVSSRVVSPFTENIIQDSRGQIPGRIVLKDYTKNAILDVLKSLIKDQKELGKYFENTFGSNQKLAWLSDESDEPKPKVDTHIILVWHIATCLCEIKLFDEVKKLKALQPVGCPKPFVGEPVAGIHAKKEPEGPGIPDESQGARSNSVWCEQYATAVSLSNYCAYLVTRALVPDNGLVTKKVLEEVIREIDHVASDVIMGPFSFLFRSWKKSEARAGGQLSKEQLGTMEHVYESLMAIVGKASEHEHDTGQDGDPDEEAPKVRDREEEPMPMPDDSDSDSDDDLNIRNSITKMGAELGKQLTDLYDGNAEGLWHDLAKFWTEFLLHLAASTKAAKHRTHLAGNGELITHLWVLLSHAGFLGSTSHGHQVLDPEDLQAANPYNE, encoded by the coding sequence ATGAGGCCCACTGCAGCATCGGGTGCGAGAGCATTCTTGCTCTCCGTCGCCAGGCTCTTTAAGCTGGACAATGTTACTCATATGGCCAGTGTGGAGCTGTGGGTGCTACTGACGACGCTGCTGCTGGTGATCAGGTTCCTCCTTGACTTCTTTGGGCCATGGTACGCCGATCGGCGTATGATGGCCGTCATCCTCACTATGGAGACCCTGAACCACAACCTGGTGGTCTACACCATGGGGCTGATGCAGCTGTCAGGGGAGAGAGTGAACGACTACTTCCAGGCATGGGCGGTGCTGCTGGTCACCCTGCAGTACAGCGTCAAGATTGGGCGCCCCTATGCCAGGTCCAAGCAGATCCCACTGCTGGACCTCATGTCCTCCTTCTGGGCAGCCAATCTCCTGCGGGTGCAgaccttcttcctcctcaggaTCCCCCTCTGGCTGATCTGGTCCCTCAATGCGGTTCGCATCATCTTGTTCTTCATCTCCTCTAGTAAAGCAGAGACGATAAACCAAGAGAGCATGAGGCTGGTCAGCGACTACATGAGATACGAGGAGGCTCTCTCTGGCGAAGACGACCAGACCATGGCCTTTGCGGATGATGGCCAGCTGAGGGAATTTGACATGAGGGGTTACAAGTATCTGGTGCATGGCGAACACCTGGTCCTTAAGGAAGTCCAAGCGGCCACGCAGGAAGCAGCTTCTTGCTTTAACAGAGGAACACCGGAAGAAAGTAAACAACTTGACCAGAGCTACAGGATTCAATTGCGTCCAGATCAAGAGCACAAGAAGAAACTTGTCACCATAGAGAAGATATGGAACGGTGCCAGCGAGAGTGGATTGCTTGGTGCCACAGACAGTGACAACCAGTTGAAGGACATCTGCCTCTCATTCGCCTTGTACAAGCTGCTGCGCCGTCGGTTCTACGACCTACCCATGCATGAGCTGGCTAGGCTGCaaggggaaaagaagatcAGGAGCCTTGTCTTCAGTTACATCCTGGGAAAGGACTCCGAGAGGGCATTCCGCATCACGGAAGTGGAATTGTCCTTCCTCCAAGACCTGTTCTACAGCAAACAAGCCACCATGTTCGCTGGTGGATTCCTGATTCCTGTCATGAGCCTGCTACTGTCTCTGTTGCTGGCTGCAGCCACGGGGTACATTGCATATCCTGTTCGGTACATACCCGAGAGGATGGATCAAGCAGACCGTAACAGGATCACGCATGGCGTGTTCATTACCCGTGTCATAGTCGCTGCCATCGTTGCCAAGGAGGTCGCAGAGATTTATCTCTACGTCTTCTCACGGTGGGCTAAGGTTCTGATGTTATGCAAGTATGTCCAGTATCAGTGGCTGTGGACTCCGGTGGCAGAGACAGCGATGAAAGTGATGCTCTGTTTCAGCAGCAAAACCAGGTGGAAGCAGAGCATAGGTCAGCAGAACCTTCTTGTTTCATCCCGTGTGGTGAGCCCTTTCACAGAGAATATAATACAGGACAGTCGGGGGCAGATACCTGGAAGAATCGTCCTCAAGGATTACACAAAGAATGCGATATTGGACGTGCTCAAGAGCTTGATCAAGGATCAGAAAGAACTGGGTAAATACTTCGAGAACACCTTTGGGTCAAACCAGAAGCTTGCTTGGCTAAGTGATGAAAGTGATGAGCCCAAGCCCAAGGTAGATACTCACATCATACTGGTCTGGCACATCGCCACCTGCCTCTGCGAGATCAAACTATTTGATGAGGTCAAGAAACTCAAGGCTCTGCAACCAGTAGGGTGCCCGAAGCCGTTTGTGGGAGAACCAGTTGCCGGAATTCACGCCAAAAAGGAACCAGAAGGGCCAGGAATTCCCGATGAATCACAAGGTGCCAGGTCAAATTCTGTGTGGTGCGAGCAGTACGCAACCGCAGTGAGCTTGTCAAACTACTGCGCATATCTGGTCACGCGGGCACTGGTGCCTGATAATGGCCTTGTCACCAAGAAGGTCCTTGAGGAGGTAATCCGAGAAATCGACCATGTTGCTTCCGATGTCATTATGGGccccttttcctttctttttagGTCGTGGAAAAAAAGCGAAGCTCGAGCAGGGGGTCAGCTGTCTAAGGAACAGCTGGGAACCATGGAACATGTGTATGAGTCTCTTATGGCCATAGTTGGCAAGGCGAGTGAACACGAGCATGATACTGGCCAAGATGGGGATCCTGACGAGGAGGCACCCAAAGTACGCGATCGAGAGGAGGAGCCTATGCCAATGCCAGACGACAGCGACAGCGACAGCGATGATGACCTCAACATCAGGAACTCCATAACTAAGATGGGTGCGGAGCTCGGGAAGCAGCTGACTGACCTCTATGATGGCAACGCGGAGGGCCTGTGGCACGACCTGGCCAAGTTCTGGACGGAGTTCCTCCTGCACCTGGCGGCGTCCACCAAGGCGGCCAAACACAGGACGCATCTCGCAGGCAACGGCGAGCTCATCACGCACCTATGGGTGCTGCTCTCGCACGCCGGCTTCCTTGGGAGCACCAGCCACGGGCACCAGGTCCTGGACCCAGAGGATCTCCAGGCTGCCAACCCGTATAATGAATGA